The window ATCATTATTTCCTATGCTTTCTAAAAAGACATATTCTTCATTAACAAAATCTTTTTTCAATTTAAATATTTGAACACTGCTTAAAGGAGGAACAAATTTTGTGTCATTTTTTATAAATCTATTTTCAAGTATCATGTGATACAAATCTTTAATAAAAATAGACCATTCCTTTAAGCTATCATTCTTTTCATCTTTATTCTGCAAATACCTAAATCCATCAGCCGAATAAAAAATCATTAATGCTATACTTAGATTACAGCATTCTTTAAGAAGTATATTTTTAGGTATCTCAAACCCATTATTCCAATTATAATTGTAGGCATACACATACAGTATTTCAGGATCATTAATACCGTGTAATTCATTTAATACTTCCTCAGCATTTTTTTCATATAACATTTGCTGAATAATTTTTTCTTTTTCCTTATCCATATATAACATATACTCCTTTACTTAATTCTATTTAAATTTCGTTGCCACAAATCAACTGATGCATCTTGATTCGGATAAAGCGTTAATCGACTTTGCTGCAACTTTTTCAAATTGCTTTGCAATCTAATACTTATCGTTGAGACGTATTAGAGTCTTGAATAATATCAATGTCTCTAATGTGTTCCCTTGAACTGCTTATCCAGAACCAGAACGCTTAAATCATTTAAAAACTTTGTACAACAAAGCACAGCGACTTCAACAAATAAAAGTCACTGTGCCTGAGAATTAATAATAAAAGTATAACTTAAATGAAACTACTATGTTCATATAACATAAATTAAATTCCCGTTATAATTTTTCTTTGCTTTCTTGTTTCAATATCTGCTAAACGGGTTGGTAGAGGTTGCCGGCTATCTTTATCTATAAGATTCAATACAATATTTGTTGATGTATCAAGTGTTATCCAATTTCCACATGATACAAAAATTGGTTTAACACCTTTATGTGTT of the Lacrimispora indolis DSM 755 genome contains:
- a CDS encoding DUF4274 domain-containing protein — encoded protein: MDKEKEKIIQQMLYEKNAEEVLNELHGINDPEILYVYAYNYNWNNGFEIPKNILLKECCNLSIALMIFYSADGFRYLQNKDEKNDSLKEWSIFIKDLYHMILENRFIKNDTKFVPPLSSVQIFKLKKDFVNEEYVFLESIGNNDLNITL